AATTTTCAAGATGTTCGTATTTACTTGTTCCCTTTTTATATacgacattttttttgttatccgcaatttaagaaaaattttaaatccaaaGAATAAACACCATGCGAACACTCATGATCCAGATTTTCTTACCACTTCAAATGTTCCAAATGACCCATAAAAATCGAACTGATGACGGTATTTACAGCTGTGAACTTTTTACCACTAAATTAAGATCAATTGGCTATATTTTTTGACATATTAGTATTTGTATCtctaaattttatatgtatcaATATTGTtaacaagaaataaaaataagattctAGAGTGGAGCATATTTTAGgcttacacaaaaaaaattcttaaaaagacggctaaattttgtaaaccctaaactctatacTGATCTATTTGTATTCTATATTAAATTTGTATCTAAAATGTCTATTTATACTTCATTAGTCGTCTTGATTAATTCGTATATGAAACTGTATTAATTAGCTGGTTctgtaaataaattaacaaaaagtagAATCCAAAGCCTTTTGTAGTTTTACTTTTGGGGGCTAAACTATACAATCATAATCTTAACAttcatacaaaaaaaactataaaatcataATACTCTTGTAgtgttaatattaataaaaaatctttaaatctCTTTGAAGTGACAAGCGTGCAAAGGCAGCCGGTTGATTTCTTTTTTAGATGGAAACATCAATTTTTGGCCAACCAAAGCTTGTACCcttaaaaacaataataactTCTTTTAAGATGCCAACTTTCTTTTAACaatctttatcaaaaaaaaaaaagatttatatgatCTTATGTATAATCACGGTTTCaatcattttatgtttttttactaAGGGAATTCATATTAATCATTTTTATGTTAGCTAATCAAAATAAAGATCCAAGACACAATCACACTGGCAAATAATATAATGATGAGTTCATTTTAGAGTTGGTTAGAAAAAACTATGATAAACGACATCATTTGCTATTTTATTAGATTAAAAAGGTATTGATTATACCTCGTAATTTATGTTTGTTAGATTTCATAATCTCATGCATTAGTTATCTCGTGGAGTCGTGGTTATGGCCTTATGGGAGTTATCATATTTGCTACGGTTTGCACTTTGCATATGAAACCagtataaaaacaaaagttcaaCATTGTATTGTACGTACTTATTACATGTTCTTTGTAATACaatctctttgtttttcttaaattccTTGATCATAATGCATCAATTTTTGTAAGTTCCATCATTATATGTATACAGCAACAAGCATTTAACTTGAAAGCAACAATAAATGATtcttaaatttcaatttttactCATACTCTTCCTCAGTTTCTTGCATGTGTGTCTTTGCTTTTCTCACACACCATTTCGATTTATCTCAAAATTTGGAAGCACATGTTTGATCCGTTTTTATGGGGGTTTACGATACTTCGTAAGTTCGTATAATTACACACTTTAATTTTTGTAAgatctttattttctttgtatgtacttctttttcttttactaaTTCCGTTTAAACGTTTGGCATGAGATTCAAAAGCCCCACACTACGTCAATCCAAAAAAGCAAAATAATGTTCAGTAAATTTTTGATTTCATTCTATCGAGTTGTTCGATTGCCAATCATAGGCTATGTGAACTTTGAATTTCCAAACTGTAATTTATCAGGACGGAGCTAGAAGTAATTTCTATCgagaaaaaattacaaaaaattagccaacactaaaaatttgaattattaaaatagacacaattaaaaactaaaaactacacTAAAAGATTACAAATTCATGGTAGGGACCTATACCACActctttttttaaacataatccaCACTCAATGTagattattttcttcttttactCAACGTAGATTCGGCACTGTATAACATACAGAAAACCatgaactttttaaaaatccTACGAACTTTGAAACCTACAGTgcaacaaaattatattattaattaagtgtatttaaaaacagaaataaatTTAGCTCTAAACCCTTTTTGACCCAGATGTGTAGTTTGGcttaaccaaaatttaaaaatataaataacaaacaTCATATGTTGTAAATATATGCATGGATCGATAAATTAAGACCAGTAATCATATAACAGATTATATTGCTTCAGTATTATAAAATCAGTTTATATAAAAACTACAAAAAGGAATTTTCGTAAGATAATGGTGATTTTGTTTCTCGAAAAAAGAACGAAAATGGTGGTTTTCAGCAAACTACTTTCTGAAGAATactatatatgatatataaacataaattttcaCTTCTTATCTAATCTGATAACCGTATATGAGAGAACTTACACGtaaacgcaaaaaaaaaacattctgaATTTTGTtctggtttagtgtttttcgtTTTGAGAAAATCATTTTCCCTTACTATCGACAAACTTTCCAACAAAGCAAACGCACGAGACCTGGTTTTTCTAACACTATTATGGGTTCTACGTGCAATCAGTTTACTGACATCTGATTTCTCCTCCAAGATGcattattattatatgtttgATTCACTTTTTCTGTTTGTAGGTGAAATGGACGTAACGTGTAAGAATACACAAAGTTATAGTATAAAGGATAAAGTTAAGACGTTATAATAATTGgaaaatagttatataatattCCGAGTATACTGCGATGACATATCAATCACGCACCTTACTTGGAATTACTAATTCCAATATGTGATAACATTGCTTAACATACTTAGCCTTTTGTTTTACGTGCAGGCCCATTTTGAAAACTAAACTACTGCTACACTAGTACTAAACTAACGTATGCATAAACCTGAATGCTACCATCTCCAACACGACGCAGTTTTATCTGAGTGTCTACTCACAACAAGTCACAATTGCAAAGACAATCCCACAATACAAAGCAACATTCAACGCCAGGTTAGAAGCAAAACATAACTTGTGGGAGAGACAAAGAACGTTTAATCCCAACAAAATTTAAAGTTCAACAGAGAAATTAAAATTGTTGTGCGCAACAACACAGCCAACATTATTAAGACAAGCCAAGAAAGCCAGTAAGACAAGCCAACAAGAAGCCTTGCCTTCAACTTGTGCCACTGTTTGGAGCATCTGCAATAAAGACAAGAACTTTGTAGGTGTAAGAGATCTAATACAAACTACACACTCTACAACAAACGCACGCATTGGCTATAATGGATATAACATATAACATAACGTCGACTAGTAAGTGCCTCTATGCTTTTGCCATCAAAATTAAAACTTGGAAACTAAAATCAACCAAAAACCAAACGATGCAAAAACGAGTTCATGCTTGTCAACAAAtataatctgattttttttttcgatcaAGCGgataaaaattacaaaagtcAGCATTGAAGATGAATCAACGGACAAATAAATTACCTgatcgaagaagaagatcgaTGGTATTCAGTGAGAGGGAGCAGGCTGTTTCTGATTGTGGTGGGATGATGATTTGGAAGGAGCCAAAGCTTTGCTGTAGATCTGCTCACCCACGAGGTACACGCAGAAGGCCGCGACGCCGATGCCGAGACCGGGAAGAGCGTGTCTCATTTGGTTCGAAAGCATCGGATGCTTCCTCCATTCATCTCTTCGCCGGAAGAACTCGCCGGTGGTACCTAGAGGCTTCGCCATTTTCTCCCGTGTTCGATTGGAATCTCTCCTGCGACCGTACGTTCTCGTCAACTACTACTAATTTATGATAGATCATGGGCTTGTTTTTATGTATAGGCCTTGTTTTGGCCCATTAACAAGCTTTATTGAAAATTAGTCACTATTGGGCTTTTTTAAATTCCGTACCTTATTTTATTAACAGAGAATTTATTTGTGAACAGATACCTTGACGTCATATTGCATGTAGCTGTGAacatatgttggttttgatgaATATGTTTTGGGTCTAAGATGAATAATTTGTTCGAAGTGACAGTCAAAATAATAACTgaggaaatgttttttttttacttatttatataataaatattgcATATTGCACTCATATGAAAATATAAGCTAATTGCATTGATATCTCattcataataatattttatgatcattccAGCTTAGGTTTCTGGTTCAGGGGACAATAGCATGGTGATGTCATCGAAGAAACTGTTTTCAGGCATAAACATGGTGTTCTCGATGTTAGAGGATGGGCTTGGAGGAGGAGGATCTAGTGTAGGATCCGATGGGATTGGTGGGATTTCACCAGTTTTCTCTTCGAACTGTTCGGCCATTGTTTGGACGGCTATTAAACAAAGAAGAAATAGAGCAATCTTCATTGTTGTTGCAGAGAacttcatgtttttgttttgtgtttgtatGTTTAAATGGTGATGAGATTAGCAGAGGACTTGTATTTGTATATGTAAGCCAATGATCAGTCGATGTCAGTCAAAATAGGTGGAGAACTGGAGATAAAGTACACGACACAAAAATGTGATTATTTTtctacatatattaagaaagcaaaaaaatgaaagatgaatatactaaattttatcatttgaaatgattattttcattttttctacTTTGTTAATTAATAATACATTATTGAATCTATTATcggaaatttttatttaaagattCTCCTGAAGAAGTTAAAACTAATCgtgttacaaacaaaaaaaagtgaaaacttATCTTGATGGTattcaatgtttaaatcttaaaatcataatataaagttccttttaaaattacatatcttatagtttttcattatttgctatcaaattcaaatttaataCTGAGTTACTGTAATTAATATTATcctattattttcataaaaataattataatacagttaaaaaataaaacgaatTAAACCACGGCGATTTTTGTGAAGAGCTGAGATTTCTTGgctcttaaatattttcttcttccACACGGTAACCTTTCTCACTTCCTTGTCTTAGCACATCCACTGAACAACAAGAATCTTCTCTTTTGACTTCTTCGTGAACGCACAGAGGTCCCTTTGATCTATAATCATACAATCAAAAACGtcaaacaaaaaggaaaaaaaaggttTCGTGTTTCCTCTCATTTCACCATTAAAGTAACGTTTCGCCCATGAACTCACCTTGCTTATTCTTGGAGACTTCTGTGTTTTCCAACAGAAAAGCAAACTGCAAACTCCTCTTCCTGATACAGATTCATATCCTCTACACAAACCAATCAAAACAAATGTTTGTTATGAAAATTAGGTTCACTTTATTCATACATACTGAACCAAGATTACTTACAGATTGTCTTTGTTGTTTGTGAAGTTACTATCGTGGAGTATACTCGGTGAAACAGGACAATGCTCCATTCTTTTACCGGTCTGATTCTCCTGAGCCTCATCCATTTTGCAAATCTTCAAAACTTCATTGTTTAGTCCAGAAGAAACTGCAGAACCAATGTTTggttggtgatgatgataacTGGTGTCTTCTTGAGGTGAAACTTGATTCCTTTCAGGTTTTAACAGTCCTTGTGAGCCAGGAGTCCTCTGTAACCTTTCAGTTTCTAATCTCTGTTCTTGGATGATCGTTTCAATCCTTTTCATTGGAACCTCGTACCCACTTTCAGTATCTGAACTATCTGCCACTTCTGTTTCTCTTGTCTGCTTGGAGCTGAGTAACTCCGTTTCAGACAAGAGGATCATCCTCACCTCTACGTTTCTCCTTAGTACAGTCTCAATC
This genomic interval from Brassica napus cultivar Da-Ae chromosome A6, Da-Ae, whole genome shotgun sequence contains the following:
- the LOC106351298 gene encoding NADH dehydrogenase [ubiquinone] 1 beta subcomplex subunit 3-B, whose translation is MAKPLGTTGEFFRRRDEWRKHPMLSNQMRHALPGLGIGVAAFCVYLVGEQIYSKALAPSKSSSHHNQKQPAPSH
- the LOC111198838 gene encoding uncharacterized protein LOC111198838, encoding MKFSATTMKIALFLLCLIAVQTMAEQFEEKTGEIPPIPSDPTLDPPPPSPSSNIENTMFMPENSFFDDITMLLSPEPET